One window of Salegentibacter sp. Hel_I_6 genomic DNA carries:
- a CDS encoding glycoside hydrolase family 32 protein, which produces MKNKLIILSSCFLSLMLMFSCKENNKESDEETLEVTAQSDTDFRPAFHFTPEENWMNDPNGMFFLNGTYHLFFQYYPEGNTWGPMHWGHATSKDMIKWEEQPIALEPDEQGYIFSGSAVVDTENTSGFGDGETPPVIAMFTYHDPKGEEEGREDYQTQAIAYSLDEGKTFTKYEGNPVIENPGIRDFRDPKITRDNVHDQWIMVLSADDQTMFYTSQNLKDWELASEFGRGIGAHGGVWECPDFIQMKVEDSDEKKWVLIQSLNPGGYNGGSGTQYFVGDFDGKTFTLDESMQDLDEDHPYWLDFGKDNYAGVTWANIPEEDGRHLFIGWMSNWQYANEVPTETWRSAMTIARELKLTKTEDTYRVISSPVSELEDYKGEEFTKNNIEVEGETQIVASEEIDLANAVLSFEIENLKQQEYHFSLSNDGGDILKFGYDHKAEEFYIDRSNSGLTDFNENFGDKVSKAPRLSKTSNLKVKAIIDNMSIELFFDNGETVMTEIFFPEQPLSTFSAEGKNFSINNLKINQVKLN; this is translated from the coding sequence ATGAAAAATAAATTAATAATCCTTTCCAGCTGCTTTCTGAGCTTAATGCTAATGTTTTCCTGTAAAGAGAATAATAAAGAATCTGATGAGGAAACACTAGAAGTTACTGCACAAAGTGACACCGATTTTCGACCGGCTTTTCATTTTACCCCAGAAGAAAACTGGATGAATGATCCTAACGGAATGTTCTTTTTGAACGGAACTTACCATTTATTCTTTCAATATTATCCTGAAGGAAATACCTGGGGTCCTATGCATTGGGGACATGCTACCAGCAAGGATATGATTAAATGGGAAGAACAGCCTATTGCTCTTGAACCCGATGAGCAAGGATATATTTTCTCAGGAAGTGCGGTTGTAGATACTGAAAATACTTCTGGTTTTGGCGATGGTGAAACGCCACCGGTAATTGCCATGTTTACTTATCACGATCCTAAAGGTGAAGAAGAAGGGCGTGAAGATTACCAAACCCAGGCAATTGCTTATAGTCTGGATGAAGGTAAAACCTTTACAAAATATGAAGGGAACCCTGTTATTGAAAACCCGGGAATTCGTGACTTTAGAGATCCAAAAATAACTCGAGATAACGTTCACGATCAATGGATCATGGTACTTTCTGCCGATGATCAAACTATGTTTTATACTTCTCAAAATTTAAAAGATTGGGAATTAGCTTCTGAATTCGGCCGTGGGATAGGTGCTCACGGCGGGGTTTGGGAATGTCCCGATTTTATTCAGATGAAAGTTGAAGATTCTGACGAGAAAAAATGGGTGCTAATCCAGAGTTTGAATCCAGGAGGATATAATGGAGGCTCCGGAACCCAATATTTTGTGGGTGATTTTGATGGAAAGACTTTCACCTTAGACGAATCTATGCAGGATTTGGATGAAGATCACCCTTACTGGTTAGATTTTGGAAAAGATAATTATGCCGGTGTAACCTGGGCCAATATTCCTGAGGAAGATGGAAGGCATTTGTTTATTGGCTGGATGTCTAACTGGCAATATGCAAACGAAGTTCCTACAGAAACCTGGAGAAGTGCGATGACTATTGCCAGGGAACTAAAACTTACCAAAACCGAAGATACTTACCGTGTAATTTCTTCCCCTGTTTCAGAACTGGAAGATTATAAGGGAGAAGAATTTACCAAAAATAATATTGAAGTTGAAGGGGAAACGCAAATAGTGGCTTCCGAAGAAATTGACCTGGCTAATGCTGTGCTTTCTTTTGAGATCGAAAATTTAAAGCAGCAGGAATATCACTTTAGTCTTTCAAATGATGGAGGCGATATTTTGAAATTTGGCTACGATCATAAAGCGGAGGAATTTTATATAGACAGAAGCAATTCCGGCCTTACCGATTTCAATGAGAATTTTGGAGATAAAGTATCTAAAGCACCCCGACTGTCAAAAACTTCAAATCTAAAAGTAAAGGCGATTATAGATAATATGTCTATAGAATTATTCTTTGACAATGGAGAGACGGTGATGACTGAAATTTTCTTTCCAGAGCAACCATTGAGTACGTTTAGTGCTGAAGGGAAAAATTTTAGTATTAATAATCTAAAAATTAATCAGGTAAAACTCAACTAG
- a CDS encoding type 1 glutamine amidotransferase domain-containing protein: protein MKVLFVLTSHDKLGDTGEKTGFWIEEFAAPYYNLVDKGVHITVATPKGGKAPIDPNSEGYDAQTEDTKRYYKDAETQKVIENTIKLDTIKAEEFDAVFYPGGHGPLWDLAEDKTSIALIEAFNKQKKPIGLVCHAPAALKNVKNENGEPLVKGKKVTGFTNTEEEAVQLTEVVPFLVEDMLKENGGIYSKSGDWEVHVLEDGNLITGQNPASSNKASEKLYEMLK, encoded by the coding sequence ATGAAAGTACTATTTGTATTAACATCTCACGATAAATTGGGAGATACAGGAGAAAAAACAGGATTTTGGATTGAAGAGTTTGCAGCGCCATATTACAACTTAGTGGACAAGGGAGTACATATAACAGTAGCAACACCCAAAGGAGGGAAAGCTCCTATTGATCCTAACAGTGAAGGATATGATGCTCAAACCGAAGATACAAAGCGTTATTATAAAGATGCTGAAACTCAAAAAGTGATCGAAAACACCATAAAGTTAGATACAATTAAAGCCGAAGAATTTGACGCTGTATTCTATCCTGGCGGTCACGGTCCCCTTTGGGATCTTGCAGAAGATAAAACTTCTATTGCTTTAATAGAAGCTTTTAATAAGCAGAAAAAACCAATAGGTTTGGTATGTCACGCACCTGCAGCTCTTAAAAATGTAAAAAATGAAAACGGTGAACCCTTAGTAAAAGGGAAAAAAGTAACCGGCTTCACCAATACTGAAGAAGAAGCTGTACAGTTAACCGAAGTTGTTCCATTTTTAGTGGAAGATATGCTGAAAGAAAACGGAGGCATTTATTCCAAATCTGGAGACTGGGAAGTTCACGTGCTTGAAGATGGGAATTTAATTACAGGACAAAATCCTGCATCTTCCAATAAGGCATCTGAAAAATTATATGAGATGCTTAAGTAA
- a CDS encoding helix-turn-helix transcriptional regulator, translated as MEFRVDPDTWFVFSILFISGLGLFIVGFIAIPFILRKKQMKRLQFKFDRKTNRYEELEKKISNRGKTQLEINNQRLKSDLKVSLREILRSNRQELETLTFFSDFEKIYPNFTNSLQEKIPNITANEIKLCALLRMNLSAKEVGIILNITPESVNKARYRLRKKIGLTAKDDLDLFILNA; from the coding sequence ATGGAATTTAGAGTTGATCCCGATACTTGGTTTGTTTTCAGCATCTTGTTTATTAGCGGATTGGGCTTATTCATAGTGGGTTTCATAGCAATTCCTTTTATCCTTAGGAAAAAACAAATGAAACGTCTTCAATTTAAATTTGATAGAAAAACCAATCGATATGAAGAATTAGAAAAGAAAATTTCAAACCGCGGGAAGACTCAATTGGAAATCAATAACCAACGGTTAAAATCAGATTTAAAGGTTTCTCTGCGAGAAATATTGAGAAGTAACCGGCAAGAATTGGAAACGCTTACTTTCTTTTCAGATTTTGAAAAAATATACCCGAATTTCACCAACTCACTTCAGGAGAAAATTCCAAATATTACAGCTAATGAAATAAAGCTATGCGCATTGTTAAGAATGAATTTGAGCGCAAAAGAAGTCGGTATAATCTTAAATATTACCCCGGAAAGCGTGAATAAAGCACGTTATAGATTACGGAAAAAGATAGGTTTAACGGCTAAAGATGATTTAGACCTCTTTATTTTAAACGCTTAA
- the galK gene encoding galactokinase, whose protein sequence is MKPVENNSSIPDDFKDFKAEVKVASPGRINLIGEHTDYNRGFVMPSAIDKKIYFKFRKNQNNNLIRIYSETFEVYTEFDLNNISKSKNSWENYLLGVLDEIQKYGKKLSGFDCIIRSELPIGAGISSSAALECGFAGGLNALFGLNLSQMEIIKLSQRAENNFVGNNCGIMDQFASVMSKKDHFIKLDCDTLEAAFVPAELQNCKLLLLNTNVSHNLADSEYNTRRRECEDAVAIIQQKYAEVRSLRQVTFEMLKEFENEIDAISLKRCRYVLEENNRVQETEKALRSGDLKTLGKLMYASHRGLQDQYEVSCPELDFLVDFSENKTFIYGSRMMGGGFGGCTINLMEADKIDTYFEEVKNAYREKFDIKLSSITVDPDEGTQIIRN, encoded by the coding sequence TTGAAACCCGTAGAAAATAATAGCAGTATCCCAGACGATTTTAAAGATTTTAAGGCTGAAGTGAAAGTTGCCTCTCCCGGAAGAATCAATCTTATTGGCGAACATACCGATTATAACCGGGGTTTTGTCATGCCATCGGCTATAGACAAGAAAATTTATTTCAAATTCAGAAAGAATCAAAACAATAATTTAATCCGAATTTATAGCGAAACCTTTGAAGTTTATACTGAATTTGACCTGAATAATATTTCAAAAAGTAAAAACTCCTGGGAGAACTATTTATTGGGTGTGCTGGATGAAATTCAGAAATACGGCAAGAAACTTAGTGGTTTTGACTGTATTATAAGAAGTGAACTACCTATTGGCGCCGGGATTAGCTCTTCGGCAGCGCTGGAATGTGGTTTTGCCGGGGGTTTAAATGCCTTATTCGGTTTAAACCTGTCGCAAATGGAAATCATAAAACTTTCACAGCGGGCAGAGAATAATTTTGTAGGCAATAACTGCGGAATTATGGATCAATTTGCTTCAGTGATGAGCAAAAAAGATCATTTTATAAAACTGGATTGCGATACTTTGGAAGCAGCATTTGTTCCTGCTGAACTTCAGAATTGTAAATTATTACTCTTAAACACCAATGTTTCTCATAACCTGGCTGATAGTGAATATAATACCAGAAGGCGGGAATGTGAAGATGCGGTAGCTATTATTCAACAAAAATATGCTGAAGTAAGATCGCTAAGGCAGGTAACTTTTGAAATGCTAAAAGAATTCGAGAATGAAATTGACGCAATTAGCTTAAAGCGCTGCCGGTATGTTTTAGAAGAAAACAATCGTGTTCAGGAAACCGAAAAAGCGCTACGAAGCGGAGACCTAAAAACACTAGGCAAATTAATGTATGCTTCACACAGAGGTTTGCAGGATCAATATGAAGTAAGTTGTCCTGAACTGGATTTTCTTGTAGATTTTTCTGAAAACAAAACTTTTATCTACGGCTCCCGAATGATGGGCGGTGGTTTTGGTGGTTGTACTATTAATCTAATGGAAGCCGATAAAATTGACACCTATTTTGAAGAGGTAAAAAATGCTTATCGGGAAAAATTCGATATTAAACTAAGCTCAATAACTGTGGATCCTGATGAAGGAACTCAAATTATTCGAAATTAA
- a CDS encoding sugar porter family MFS transporter yields the protein MSKIFAWSISAALAGFLFGFDTVVISGADKQLQELWGTSDAFHGSVVMAMALWGTVVGAIFGGIPTNKFGRKNTLIIIGVLYLLSALGSAFANDPITFAIFRFLGGLGVGASTIAAPTYVSEIAPPKDRGRLVSLYQFNIVLGILIAYLSNYLLRDTGAQPWRWMVGVEAIPAFIYIIFVVFIPRSPRWLISKSRNDEAAKILQDINPEANLEERMLEIKKQSESQITGDNIFMKKYRFPLILAFLVAFFNQLSGINAFLYYAPRIFESAGLEANTALLSSIGIGVVNLLFTLLGVFLIDKVGRKKLMFVGSIGYIISLSLVAAAFFLNWGGLWVPIFLFLFIAAHAIGQGAVIWVFISEIFPNHLRASGQAFGSSTHWVLAAIVPSLVPVLFTTIGPGYVFAFFAFMMVLQLFFVIFMMPETKGKTLEELSEELSPGKQKEAFQ from the coding sequence ATGAGTAAAATTTTCGCGTGGTCAATTAGTGCTGCATTAGCAGGTTTCCTTTTCGGATTCGATACCGTGGTTATTTCCGGAGCCGATAAACAACTTCAGGAATTATGGGGAACCTCAGATGCTTTTCATGGATCTGTAGTTATGGCTATGGCACTTTGGGGAACTGTAGTAGGCGCTATTTTTGGAGGAATTCCCACCAATAAATTCGGAAGAAAAAATACCTTGATAATAATAGGTGTTCTTTACCTTCTTTCGGCACTAGGTTCAGCCTTTGCTAACGATCCCATCACCTTTGCTATTTTCCGGTTTTTGGGAGGCCTTGGTGTAGGTGCATCAACTATTGCGGCTCCAACCTATGTTTCAGAAATTGCACCTCCTAAAGATAGGGGTAGATTGGTTTCCCTTTACCAGTTCAATATTGTCTTAGGAATTTTAATCGCTTATCTGTCAAACTATTTACTTCGCGATACCGGGGCGCAACCCTGGCGTTGGATGGTTGGAGTAGAAGCTATTCCCGCATTTATCTATATTATTTTTGTGGTATTTATTCCGCGAAGTCCAAGATGGTTGATTTCTAAATCCAGAAACGATGAAGCGGCTAAAATACTTCAGGACATTAATCCGGAAGCCAATTTGGAAGAACGAATGCTGGAAATTAAAAAGCAGTCTGAAAGCCAGATTACTGGTGATAATATCTTCATGAAAAAATATCGTTTTCCGCTTATTCTCGCATTTTTAGTAGCATTTTTTAATCAACTTTCAGGAATCAATGCCTTTTTATACTATGCCCCCAGGATTTTTGAATCTGCTGGTTTAGAAGCGAATACTGCGCTTTTGAGTAGTATTGGGATTGGAGTGGTGAACCTGCTTTTTACACTTTTAGGAGTTTTCCTAATTGATAAAGTAGGAAGAAAAAAACTGATGTTTGTTGGGTCAATAGGTTATATCATCTCTTTATCCCTGGTAGCCGCAGCATTCTTCCTGAATTGGGGCGGACTTTGGGTTCCTATATTCCTTTTCTTATTTATTGCGGCACACGCTATTGGGCAGGGCGCGGTAATTTGGGTATTTATTTCAGAGATTTTCCCGAACCATTTAAGAGCTTCAGGGCAGGCATTTGGTTCTTCAACACATTGGGTCTTAGCGGCAATTGTTCCATCCTTAGTGCCTGTACTTTTTACTACTATCGGCCCGGGTTACGTATTTGCGTTTTTCGCCTTTATGATGGTACTACAACTATTCTTCGTGATTTTTATGATGCCCGAAACAAAAGGCAAAACCCTGGAGGAGCTTAGTGAAGAATTATCTCCCGGAAAACAAAAAGAAGCATTTCAATAA
- a CDS encoding UDP-glucose--hexose-1-phosphate uridylyltransferase has translation MNTELNKQPHRRYNILTGEWILVSPHRTKRPWQGKTEKNSQEKKETYDPSCYLCPGNSRMGGETNPDYKGVHSFENDFPALLPDGRTEDFKNGLLKAESETGICKVVCFSPDHSLTLPLMEIEDITKVIGLWKKEHQELGSKENINYVQIFENKGAMMGCSNPHPHGQIWSQKSIPTEILKKSAHFKDYWEKNKSSLLGDYLKQELELNERILAENEHFVALIPYWAVWPYEAMIVPKKHYQHIGQLNAEEEKCFAEIIKKLTIKYDNLFETSFPYSSGIHQIPTDGEDYPEWHFHMSFYPPLLRSATVKKFMVGYEMFAGPQRDITAEQAADNLKELSKVHYLKR, from the coding sequence ATGAATACCGAATTGAACAAACAGCCACATAGAAGATATAATATTCTAACCGGGGAATGGATCTTAGTTTCGCCACACCGAACAAAAAGACCCTGGCAGGGAAAGACTGAAAAAAATAGCCAGGAGAAAAAAGAAACTTACGATCCTTCCTGTTATTTATGTCCCGGAAATTCTAGAATGGGCGGTGAAACCAATCCAGATTATAAAGGTGTGCATTCTTTTGAAAATGATTTCCCGGCGCTATTGCCCGATGGCCGGACTGAAGATTTTAAAAACGGACTTCTAAAAGCTGAAAGTGAAACGGGAATTTGTAAAGTTGTTTGTTTTTCGCCAGATCATTCGCTAACCCTTCCATTAATGGAAATAGAAGATATCACTAAAGTTATAGGACTTTGGAAAAAGGAACATCAAGAACTGGGTAGCAAGGAAAATATAAATTACGTTCAAATCTTTGAAAATAAGGGCGCGATGATGGGTTGTAGCAATCCGCATCCACATGGACAAATTTGGTCGCAAAAATCTATTCCTACAGAAATTCTAAAGAAATCAGCTCATTTTAAGGACTATTGGGAGAAAAATAAAAGCAGTTTATTAGGCGATTATTTAAAGCAGGAATTGGAATTAAATGAACGCATTTTAGCAGAAAACGAACATTTTGTGGCCCTCATTCCTTATTGGGCGGTTTGGCCTTATGAGGCGATGATCGTTCCCAAAAAGCACTATCAACATATTGGGCAATTAAATGCTGAAGAAGAAAAATGCTTTGCTGAGATTATTAAAAAACTAACCATAAAATACGATAACCTCTTTGAAACCTCTTTCCCCTATTCTTCCGGAATTCATCAAATTCCTACCGATGGCGAAGATTACCCGGAATGGCATTTTCATATGAGTTTTTATCCTCCGCTTTTAAGATCGGCAACGGTGAAGAAATTTATGGTAGGTTACGAAATGTTTGCCGGCCCACAGCGAGACATCACCGCAGAACAGGCTGCAGATAATTTGAAGGAACTTTCTAAGGTTCATTATTTGAAAAGGTAA
- a CDS encoding substrate-binding domain-containing protein, protein MKYLGLILLFGSFLLFGSCTDTPEQNDFKIGFSQAMTTDNWRKEMNRAMNVETSMHPGLKLEIKDAQNDVSRQITQIEEFIEKGVDVLIVSPIQSVPITPVIEKAMNAGIPTIVIDRKIEGSNYTAYVGANNIEIGKNAANYISSTSESNEALKIIEITGLQTSSPAFERSQGFREVLATKDNIDVIATIAGDWEKTSVNSNLKSILDSLGSPDFIFAHNDRMALGAWEVVRSKNLEDSIQIIGVDGLFGPSGGIQLVKENILSATVLYPTGGAEAIKLATQLLDGDHIDKNNILNTVVIDKVNVDIMQNQFNKMNQQQNDIEKQQAAIEEQLVTYNSQTNLLKIMVGLIVLLLLLGFWAVYLVFKLKRRKRRLELNNKKIITQRNQIEKFAEQLKVSNEVKINFFTALSHEFKTPLTLITSAIESLAQNPHKQLKDFAYETSLISKNSGRLLRLINELLDFRKLESGSFRLKPLKTNLYEFIENIYEDFKTEAIRKSIDLHLEAEDKNLLVYMDRDMMDKVFFNMLSNAFKFTPKNGQINISIEETGEDKVEVRFKDSGIGIPKEDFKKIFDPFRQAGNNTKPSSGLGLYITRQFIELHKGGISVSSHQGAEFKIELLKGKDHLSEYEFSENTAEIQREESVKMLDNNFIPEKLPQSLDENAETILIIEDNTDLSYLLKKKLLGDYKVELSDGTDAIEKALEIIPDVIICDINLPEKSGFEICKELKTDLRTSHIPTLILTALSDEESCIKALKAGADSYITKPFNFEILKESLRTALFNREKLRYYYTNKIDQVKDNKFEDSEQNFLKELNLLIEKNLKQTGFNVEDLAQQLGISRVQLYRKVKAIMGISISDYINSQRLNKAKSLLQETDLNISEIAYEVGYASPGYFSTSFKNKYGATPKQFRS, encoded by the coding sequence ATGAAGTACCTAGGTTTAATATTGCTATTTGGAAGCTTTTTGCTTTTTGGTTCCTGTACCGATACCCCGGAGCAAAATGATTTCAAAATTGGTTTCTCCCAGGCAATGACCACCGATAACTGGCGTAAAGAAATGAACCGGGCAATGAATGTGGAAACTTCCATGCATCCCGGACTTAAGCTTGAGATCAAGGACGCTCAAAATGATGTTTCCAGGCAGATTACGCAAATAGAAGAATTTATTGAAAAAGGGGTAGATGTTTTAATTGTTTCTCCCATACAATCTGTTCCTATTACGCCGGTAATTGAAAAAGCTATGAATGCGGGTATTCCCACTATAGTTATAGATCGAAAAATTGAAGGCAGTAATTACACGGCCTACGTAGGCGCAAATAATATTGAAATTGGTAAAAATGCAGCTAATTATATTAGCTCCACTTCAGAATCTAATGAAGCGCTAAAAATAATTGAAATAACAGGTTTGCAAACTTCTTCTCCCGCTTTTGAACGCAGCCAGGGTTTTCGTGAAGTATTGGCAACTAAGGATAATATTGATGTTATAGCCACCATAGCCGGAGATTGGGAAAAAACCTCAGTAAATAGTAATCTTAAATCTATTTTAGATTCACTAGGCAGTCCCGACTTTATTTTTGCGCATAACGACCGTATGGCATTGGGTGCCTGGGAAGTAGTGAGAAGTAAAAACCTTGAAGATAGTATTCAAATTATTGGTGTTGACGGTCTTTTTGGGCCAAGTGGCGGTATACAACTTGTAAAAGAAAATATCCTATCTGCCACCGTGCTTTACCCAACCGGTGGGGCAGAGGCCATTAAACTTGCCACCCAATTATTAGACGGAGATCATATAGATAAAAACAATATTCTGAATACGGTAGTTATTGATAAGGTGAATGTAGATATCATGCAAAACCAGTTCAATAAAATGAACCAGCAGCAGAATGATATTGAAAAACAACAAGCCGCTATAGAAGAGCAGTTAGTGACATATAATTCACAGACCAATCTTTTAAAAATCATGGTCGGGCTTATTGTTTTGTTACTACTGCTCGGTTTTTGGGCAGTTTACCTGGTTTTTAAACTGAAAAGACGCAAGCGTAGACTGGAACTAAATAATAAAAAGATAATTACCCAGCGAAACCAAATTGAAAAGTTTGCGGAACAGTTAAAAGTTTCCAATGAAGTTAAGATCAATTTTTTTACCGCCTTGTCTCACGAATTTAAAACTCCGCTCACATTAATTACCAGCGCAATAGAAAGCTTAGCTCAAAATCCGCATAAACAGCTTAAGGATTTTGCTTATGAAACCAGCCTTATTAGCAAAAACTCAGGTAGATTATTGCGACTTATTAATGAGCTTTTGGATTTTAGAAAATTGGAAAGTGGAAGTTTTAGGTTGAAACCTCTAAAAACCAATTTGTATGAATTTATAGAAAATATTTATGAAGATTTTAAAACCGAAGCGATAAGAAAATCTATTGACCTCCATCTGGAAGCGGAAGATAAAAATTTGCTGGTTTATATGGACAGGGATATGATGGATAAGGTGTTTTTTAATATGCTTTCTAATGCTTTTAAGTTTACACCAAAAAACGGACAAATTAATATTAGCATAGAAGAAACCGGTGAGGATAAAGTTGAGGTGCGTTTTAAAGATTCTGGAATAGGGATCCCGAAGGAAGATTTTAAGAAGATATTTGATCCTTTTAGACAGGCCGGGAATAATACCAAGCCCAGTTCAGGCCTGGGGCTTTATATTACCAGGCAATTTATTGAACTTCATAAGGGGGGTATTTCGGTTTCTTCCCACCAGGGAGCGGAGTTTAAAATTGAATTGCTGAAGGGTAAAGATCATCTTTCTGAGTATGAATTTTCAGAGAATACGGCAGAAATTCAGCGGGAAGAATCAGTAAAAATGTTAGACAATAATTTTATTCCTGAAAAACTTCCGCAGTCTCTGGATGAAAATGCCGAGACTATTTTGATTATTGAAGACAATACAGATCTTTCTTATCTTTTGAAGAAGAAATTACTGGGAGATTATAAGGTAGAACTTTCAGACGGTACAGATGCTATAGAAAAAGCACTGGAAATAATTCCCGATGTTATTATTTGTGATATCAACCTTCCCGAAAAAAGTGGTTTTGAAATCTGTAAAGAACTTAAAACCGATTTACGAACCTCTCATATTCCCACTTTAATCCTCACGGCTTTAAGTGATGAAGAGTCCTGTATTAAAGCGCTAAAAGCTGGCGCCGATTCTTATATTACCAAGCCTTTTAATTTTGAAATTTTAAAAGAGTCTTTACGAACTGCCTTATTTAATCGGGAGAAGTTACGCTATTATTATACCAATAAGATAGATCAGGTGAAAGACAATAAGTTTGAAGATTCAGAACAAAATTTCCTGAAAGAACTTAATTTACTTATTGAAAAGAATTTAAAGCAAACCGGGTTCAATGTGGAAGATCTGGCGCAACAATTAGGAATTTCCAGGGTACAACTTTACCGTAAAGTTAAAGCGATTATGGGTATAAGTATTAGCGATTATATCAATTCCCAGAGACTAAATAAGGCTAAAAGCCTTTTACAGGAAACCGACCTGAATATCTCTGAAATTGCCTATGAAGTTGGTTATGCATCTCCTGGCTATTTTTCTACTTCTTTTAAGAATAAATATGGCGCTACTCCAAAACAGTTTCGAAGTTAG